A region from the Gemmatimonadota bacterium genome encodes:
- a CDS encoding nitrous oxide reductase accessory protein NosL produces MLTRASRILVLLASLALLGAYAFPLWTIDLEAPQYPEGLGMVIRINTIEGVKPNDLRNINNLNHYIGMKRIEPESIPELRIMPFVVAALLLGGLLVAAFGRRAALYAWVATYLVVALVGLADFYKWEYDYGHNLDDENAIIKIPGMNYQPPLIGSKQLLNFRAHSWPGAGGWILIVSALTGVAVAVSERRRHSSKQTAAPTAVVLLAVTGLAATAGCSAPEPRALVAGVDTCTRCHMAVADDASGAEVLTTRGRIYTFDSIECMVAWLDHDAEGVPVGSAWVADRAGGGRLLRAEDAFYLASESLGSPMGLGLAAFGDAGARTRALEQHGGQALAWSELSAFVAERWPGGNPPRGHVGRALDSAERIPA; encoded by the coding sequence ATGTTGACACGCGCGAGCCGTATCCTGGTCCTTCTGGCGTCCCTGGCGCTTCTCGGCGCGTATGCGTTCCCCCTGTGGACCATCGACCTCGAGGCACCGCAGTATCCCGAAGGGCTCGGCATGGTCATTCGGATCAATACCATCGAGGGCGTGAAGCCGAACGACCTCCGGAACATCAACAACCTGAACCACTACATCGGCATGAAGCGCATCGAGCCGGAGTCGATTCCGGAGTTGCGCATCATGCCCTTCGTGGTCGCCGCCCTCTTGCTCGGCGGACTGCTCGTCGCCGCCTTCGGCCGTCGCGCGGCCCTGTATGCATGGGTCGCGACCTACCTGGTCGTGGCCTTGGTGGGTCTGGCGGACTTCTACAAGTGGGAATACGACTACGGGCACAACCTCGACGACGAGAACGCGATCATCAAGATCCCTGGAATGAACTACCAGCCGCCGCTCATCGGCTCCAAGCAACTGCTGAACTTCCGCGCCCATTCCTGGCCGGGAGCTGGCGGGTGGATCCTCATCGTCAGCGCGCTGACCGGAGTCGCGGTGGCCGTCTCCGAACGACGTCGGCATTCGTCGAAGCAGACCGCCGCCCCCACGGCCGTTGTTCTGCTTGCTGTCACGGGCCTCGCCGCGACGGCCGGTTGCTCGGCGCCCGAGCCACGCGCGCTGGTGGCAGGCGTGGACACCTGCACGCGCTGCCACATGGCGGTCGCCGACGATGCCAGCGGAGCGGAGGTACTCACCACACGTGGGCGCATCTACACCTTCGACTCGATCGAGTGCATGGTCGCCTGGCTGGATCACGACGCGGAGGGCGTGCCGGTGGGCTCCGCCTGGGTGGCCGACCGAGCCGGGGGCGGCCGGCTTCTGCGCGCCGAAGATGCCTTCTATCTGGCAAGCGAGTCCCTGGGCTCCCCCATGGGTCTCGGGCTCGCCGCCTTCGGCGACGCCGGGGCGCGGACCCGTGCCCTCGAGCAGCACGGAGGGCAGGCGCTGGCGTGGAGCGAGCTGAGCGCATTCGTCGCTGAACGCTGGCCGGGCGGCAATCCGCCTCGGGGGCACGTCGGTCGAGCCCTCGACAGCGCTGAGCGGATCCCCGCATGA
- a CDS encoding c-type cytochrome — protein MTSSKGSRPAPLNLLLRALTLAVPVMTLACGGEGGQEAAPGAAPAAPAAAEPAALSPAELEQGIGPIRDLALGPIDPALVAEGETAFVLKCSACHKIEERYVGPRLGTVLARVRPEYAMNMMLNSNEMVQRHPRARAMLAEFFTPMTVQVTGEPEARAILEYLRSVQIDTTTTPTPSDGGDL, from the coding sequence ATGACGTCTTCGAAGGGCAGCCGCCCTGCCCCCCTGAACCTCCTCCTGCGCGCGCTCACGCTGGCCGTGCCGGTCATGACCTTGGCCTGCGGTGGGGAGGGCGGTCAGGAGGCCGCACCGGGTGCCGCGCCGGCGGCTCCGGCCGCAGCCGAGCCCGCCGCCCTGAGCCCCGCCGAACTGGAGCAGGGCATCGGTCCCATCCGCGATCTCGCCCTCGGGCCCATCGATCCGGCGCTGGTCGCGGAGGGCGAGACGGCCTTCGTCCTGAAGTGTTCGGCCTGCCACAAGATCGAGGAGCGCTACGTCGGTCCGCGCCTCGGGACGGTGCTCGCGCGGGTCCGGCCGGAGTACGCCATGAACATGATGCTGAATTCCAACGAGATGGTGCAGCGTCATCCGCGCGCCAGGGCCATGCTGGCCGAGTTCTTCACACCCATGACCGTGCAGGTGACGGGAGAGCCGGAAGCCCGCGCCATCCTCGAATACCTGCGCTCGGTTCAGATCGACACCACCACCACCCCGACGCCGAGTGACGGAGGCGACCTGTGA
- a CDS encoding Rrf2 family transcriptional regulator: protein MLLSQTGIYALQAVLRLAQSGEDQLVAAAELARELDIPSGYLAKTLHRLRREGLLSSTRGAGGGYRLALPAREISVLRVVAPFQDVAVGKRCLLGGACDPEHPCEAHARWSRLTACGTTVLENTTVADLLGGTGDSPITRNDL, encoded by the coding sequence ATGCTGCTGTCACAAACCGGGATCTACGCGCTGCAGGCCGTTCTCCGACTCGCCCAGAGTGGAGAGGACCAGTTGGTGGCAGCCGCCGAGCTGGCCCGGGAGCTGGACATCCCGAGCGGCTACCTCGCCAAGACGCTGCACCGGCTCCGCCGCGAAGGGCTGCTCTCGTCCACGCGAGGTGCGGGTGGTGGCTACCGCTTGGCTCTCCCCGCCCGGGAGATCTCCGTGCTCCGCGTTGTTGCCCCCTTCCAGGACGTGGCCGTGGGCAAACGCTGCCTGCTCGGGGGCGCCTGTGATCCGGAGCACCCCTGCGAAGCGCACGCCCGCTGGAGCCGCCTGACGGCCTGCGGGACCACCGTGCTGGAGAACACCACAGTGGCCGACCTGCTCGGTGGCACCGGCGACTCACCCATCACCAGGAACGACCTATGA
- a CDS encoding LamG-like jellyroll fold domain-containing protein — translation MNRFRPAVGRRWLRWPALLAAVSALLATVRSTSAQVPHFQGITAERPTGSAAIEPRGLVLAWDMETLTPDGLLRDFSGRGHHGELGEALLARGPLGGAQAFASVAQRIHIAEHADLALDGPLTIAAWMRVDSLGLHQHVLACDDQWAFWITPDDRYRLGDTRGGGVSTVPGSVRPGRWTSVVLVMGGTVGDPIDADLVTIWVDGRPAVADAHLRNEAAQAARRWSPGELYPTDACYAGFESHQGNEVHQTMPFVGAIDELLVFDRAWTPSEVAAFAARFGPEESAVRETGERFFQAMAARDTVQLAALSHPGLTLVATVPGPDSSTVRVSTRAQFFTQIANAARVPIERMWDPEVRVRHDIATIWTPYDLHWDDTYSHCGIDTFQLVRERGRWRVLTILYTVERAPQRCEPNPAGPPG, via the coding sequence ATGAACAGGTTCCGTCCGGCAGTGGGCAGGCGTTGGCTTCGCTGGCCCGCTCTGCTCGCCGCCGTCAGCGCCCTCCTGGCTACGGTTCGGTCGACTTCGGCTCAAGTGCCTCATTTCCAGGGCATCACGGCTGAGCGGCCCACGGGCAGCGCTGCGATCGAACCGCGGGGACTGGTGCTGGCGTGGGACATGGAGACGCTCACGCCGGACGGCTTGCTTCGCGACTTCAGCGGCCGCGGACACCATGGAGAGTTGGGTGAGGCGCTGCTGGCGCGCGGTCCGTTGGGAGGTGCCCAGGCGTTCGCGTCGGTCGCACAGCGCATCCACATCGCAGAGCATGCAGATCTGGCGCTCGACGGGCCGCTCACCATCGCGGCCTGGATGCGCGTGGATTCACTCGGGCTGCACCAGCACGTTCTGGCGTGTGACGACCAATGGGCCTTCTGGATCACGCCCGACGACCGCTACCGGTTGGGGGACACGCGAGGTGGCGGGGTCTCGACCGTGCCCGGTTCCGTGCGCCCTGGCCGCTGGACCAGTGTGGTGCTGGTCATGGGGGGGACGGTGGGAGACCCGATCGATGCCGACCTCGTCACCATCTGGGTCGACGGTCGGCCGGCGGTGGCCGACGCTCATCTGCGCAACGAAGCGGCGCAGGCCGCGCGGCGCTGGAGTCCCGGTGAGCTCTATCCCACGGATGCGTGCTATGCCGGCTTCGAGTCCCATCAGGGGAACGAGGTTCACCAGACGATGCCCTTCGTGGGTGCCATCGACGAGTTGCTGGTGTTCGACCGCGCGTGGACGCCGTCCGAAGTCGCAGCGTTCGCGGCGCGCTTCGGCCCCGAGGAATCGGCGGTGCGCGAAACCGGCGAGAGGTTCTTTCAGGCGATGGCGGCCCGCGACACCGTGCAGCTGGCGGCGTTGTCCCACCCCGGGCTGACTCTGGTCGCCACGGTGCCGGGGCCTGACTCGAGCACGGTCCGGGTCTCCACGCGGGCGCAGTTCTTCACCCAGATCGCCAACGCGGCGCGCGTGCCCATCGAGCGCATGTGGGACCCCGAGGTGCGCGTCCGGCACGACATCGCGACCATCTGGACGCCGTACGACCTGCATTGGGACGACACCTACAGCCACTGTGGGATCGACACCTTCCAGCTCGTGCGCGAGCGGGGGCGTTGGCGGGTGCTGACCATCCTCTACACGGTGGAGCGAGCGCCCCAGCGCTGCGAGCCCAATCCGGCCGGGCCGCCGGGGTGA
- a CDS encoding ABC transporter permease subunit, whose amino-acid sequence MNGRFRGATKILRYTLRNALRGRALLGYGLFFLAVSGGLLRFGGGLERALPSLASVTLLIVPLVSLVVGTVSLFDGRDFTELLLSHPVGRDALFLALYLGLALPLSAAYLVGAGLPLVWYGAFGTSSTAVLLLLLGGVLLTAIFTALACWVALSFTDAARALGAALLLWLLLTVLYDGVVLLAAHALADWPLERPLLAAMLLNPVDVARVLVLTGLDASVLMGYTGAVFERFFGSGLGTAVALTSLSLWVILPAWVGLRRFRRMDF is encoded by the coding sequence ATGAACGGTCGCTTTCGCGGCGCCACCAAGATCCTGCGCTACACGCTGAGAAACGCGCTGCGGGGGCGGGCGCTGCTCGGCTACGGCTTGTTCTTCCTCGCCGTGAGCGGAGGCCTGCTGCGGTTCGGCGGCGGCCTGGAACGCGCTCTTCCGTCGCTGGCCAGCGTCACGCTCCTCATCGTACCGCTGGTCAGCCTCGTCGTGGGTACCGTGTCGCTCTTCGACGGCAGAGACTTCACCGAGCTGCTGCTATCCCACCCCGTGGGGCGCGACGCGCTGTTCCTCGCGCTCTATCTCGGCCTGGCGCTCCCGCTCTCCGCCGCCTACCTGGTGGGTGCCGGTCTGCCCTTGGTGTGGTATGGGGCGTTTGGCACGTCCAGCACCGCCGTGCTGCTCCTCCTGCTGGGTGGGGTGCTACTGACGGCGATCTTCACCGCCCTGGCCTGCTGGGTGGCACTCTCCTTCACGGACGCAGCGCGGGCTCTCGGGGCGGCCCTCCTGCTCTGGTTGCTTCTCACGGTGCTCTACGACGGCGTGGTCCTGCTGGCGGCTCACGCTCTGGCGGACTGGCCGCTGGAGCGCCCGCTGCTGGCGGCCATGCTGCTGAATCCGGTCGACGTGGCGCGCGTGCTGGTCCTCACGGGGCTGGACGCTTCGGTGCTGATGGGGTACACCGGCGCCGTCTTCGAGCGCTTCTTCGGAAGCGGTTTGGGCACGGCGGTCGCGCTCACATCCCTCTCGCTGTGGGTGATTCTGCCCGCGTGGGTGGGGCTACGCCGCTTCCGCCGCATGGATTTCTGA
- a CDS encoding ABC transporter ATP-binding protein, with the protein MNLAHADPPLRLDGIRKRYGPLEVLKGVRVELHGGRITALLGPNGAGKTTLLKIALGLVRADAGEVIREGQDVRGTSEFRRSIGFMPQLPRFPANLSARELAAMLDDLRDFRDTPDEELFDTFGLAPVLDKPFRALSGGTRQKVNAALAFRYPTPVLILDEPTAGLDPVAARVLKEKIRKVSDAGRAVLLTSHDLGQVQALADEVVFLLDGVVRYEGSLRHLLNSTGQRELEGAVATLMVRDAATSKPGDPCTEEVA; encoded by the coding sequence GTGAACCTCGCCCACGCCGATCCGCCACTACGCCTGGATGGCATTCGTAAGCGCTACGGCCCCTTGGAGGTGTTGAAGGGGGTTCGGGTGGAGCTGCACGGCGGTCGGATCACAGCCCTGTTGGGGCCCAACGGTGCCGGCAAGACCACGCTGCTCAAGATCGCCTTGGGTCTGGTGCGTGCCGACGCCGGAGAAGTGATCCGCGAGGGTCAGGACGTGCGCGGCACGTCGGAGTTCCGGCGGAGCATCGGGTTCATGCCTCAGCTTCCCCGCTTCCCCGCCAACCTGTCGGCTCGTGAGCTGGCAGCCATGCTGGACGACCTGCGTGACTTCCGCGACACACCCGATGAGGAGCTCTTCGACACGTTCGGGCTGGCGCCGGTGCTGGACAAGCCGTTCCGGGCCCTTTCCGGGGGAACGCGTCAGAAGGTGAATGCGGCGCTGGCCTTCCGCTATCCGACTCCCGTGCTGATCCTCGACGAGCCCACCGCGGGGCTCGATCCGGTAGCGGCACGCGTGCTCAAGGAGAAGATCCGCAAGGTGTCTGACGCGGGTCGAGCGGTGCTGCTCACCTCTCACGATCTCGGACAAGTGCAGGCGCTCGCAGACGAGGTCGTGTTTCTGCTCGACGGCGTCGTGCGCTACGAGGGCTCTCTGCGTCATCTGTTGAACAGCACCGGTCAGCGTGAACTGGAGGGCGCAGTAGCGACGCTGATGGTCCGGGACGCTGCGACGAGCAAGCCGGGCGATCCCTGCACCGAGGAGGTGGCCTGA
- a CDS encoding nitrous oxide reductase family maturation protein NosD — translation MIHALLLLCALQSPPVAPPATPSAKDDRRSAARTWTVEPGGPLASLGAAVRVAAPHDTIRIRPGRYREPTVVVDRPLTLLGDEGAILDGEGSRALLVVRADSVTVAGLSFFDTGISFTEDRAALLVEKARFCSIERNDFRNTFFGIYLANVGDCVVSGNTLTADAERETRAGNAIHLWYSLRVQITDNVITGHRDGIYFEFVEQSRVERNDSSGNLRYGLHFMFSNGCQYRGNRFAHNGAGVAVMYTRDVVLEDNDFDHNRGLATFGLLLKDITDTRIAGNRFRENSVALHAEGANRVEIRENEFLANGWAVQLMANSEDSRFENNNFAGNSFDVSTNSRRTRSFFAGNYWDRYHGYDLDRDGVGDVPFRPVRLFALLAEQNRPLLLLHRSVLVTLLDVAEEVLPVLTPANLVDVQPALEPKATPWRSS, via the coding sequence ATGATCCACGCGCTACTCCTGCTGTGCGCATTGCAGTCGCCGCCGGTAGCCCCCCCAGCTACCCCATCTGCCAAGGACGATCGGCGAAGCGCCGCTCGAACCTGGACGGTGGAGCCGGGCGGACCTCTGGCGAGTCTGGGCGCCGCGGTACGCGTCGCTGCGCCGCACGACACCATCCGCATCCGCCCGGGTCGCTACCGCGAGCCCACCGTCGTCGTGGACCGTCCCCTCACCCTGCTGGGAGACGAGGGCGCCATTCTGGACGGGGAGGGCAGCCGAGCTCTCCTGGTGGTGCGCGCCGACTCGGTGACGGTCGCCGGGTTGAGCTTCTTCGACACCGGCATCTCCTTTACGGAGGACCGCGCGGCGTTGCTGGTGGAGAAGGCGCGATTCTGTTCCATCGAGCGCAACGACTTCCGGAACACGTTCTTCGGGATCTACCTCGCCAATGTCGGCGACTGCGTCGTGTCCGGAAACACGCTCACGGCCGACGCGGAGCGCGAGACCCGGGCAGGCAATGCCATCCACCTTTGGTACTCACTGCGGGTGCAGATCACGGACAACGTGATCACTGGTCATCGCGACGGGATCTACTTCGAGTTCGTGGAACAAAGCCGGGTCGAGCGCAATGACAGCAGCGGCAACCTGCGCTACGGGCTCCACTTCATGTTCTCCAACGGCTGCCAATACCGTGGCAACCGCTTCGCACACAACGGAGCGGGAGTCGCGGTCATGTACACGCGTGACGTGGTTCTGGAGGACAACGATTTCGATCACAACCGGGGCCTCGCCACCTTCGGCCTGCTGCTCAAGGACATCACGGACACACGCATCGCCGGCAACCGCTTTCGCGAGAACAGCGTGGCCCTTCACGCCGAGGGCGCCAACCGGGTGGAGATCCGGGAGAACGAGTTTCTGGCCAACGGCTGGGCCGTCCAGCTCATGGCCAACTCCGAAGACTCCCGCTTCGAGAACAACAACTTCGCCGGCAACTCCTTCGACGTATCCACCAACAGCCGCCGCACCCGCAGCTTCTTCGCGGGCAACTATTGGGACCGCTACCACGGATACGACCTGGACCGCGACGGCGTGGGCGACGTACCCTTCCGCCCGGTCCGGCTGTTTGCGCTGCTCGCCGAGCAGAATCGGCCGCTTCTGTTGCTGCACCGCAGCGTGCTCGTAACGCTGTTGGACGTAGCCGAGGAAGTTCTCCCCGTTCTCACCCCCGCGAACCTCGTCGATGTCCAGCCCGCCTTGGAGCCCAAGGCCACGCCCTGGAGGTCGTCGTGA
- a CDS encoding dicarboxylate/amino acid:cation symporter, giving the protein MIERWRSLSLGSRILVFMVLGGIAGLTLGESAAAVQPIGDVFIRLLIMAAVPLVFFNLLAGITSLTDLRTLGRLAGKIVLYYLITTAAALSLGLLATHALQPGRGMRLTGEVGDRLGTAPRVLDVILDLIPENVFRAFAEGKVSQIVVFAVLLGVATVKLPSAPRERLREAFDALAQLLRKLVDVVMWAAPLGIGALAASTLGQYGSQIFGPLARFLAAVWGAQLVMVLVYLTLLRTLTPRKPWTFLKQTGPLWATTAATCSSLASLAVAMDLAETRLRLPERVYAFTLPLGAQINKDGTSIMLAAVLLFTAQAAGVEFDLATQVTIVLIGLLLSEGSGGIPGGGLVIALIFVQAFNLPPEIAAIVGGIYRLIDMGSTTINVMGDMVGTAIVAHSEERA; this is encoded by the coding sequence ATGATCGAGCGGTGGCGGTCCCTGTCGCTGGGCTCCCGCATCCTGGTCTTCATGGTCCTGGGAGGCATTGCCGGCCTCACGCTGGGAGAGTCCGCAGCGGCCGTGCAGCCGATCGGGGATGTCTTCATCCGCCTGCTCATCATGGCGGCGGTACCGCTGGTCTTCTTCAACCTGCTCGCGGGCATCACCAGCCTCACCGACCTGCGCACGCTGGGCCGGCTGGCCGGCAAGATCGTCCTCTACTACCTCATCACCACCGCCGCCGCCCTTTCGCTCGGTCTCCTGGCCACGCACGCACTTCAACCCGGCCGCGGCATGCGCCTCACCGGCGAGGTCGGAGACCGACTGGGCACCGCGCCTCGTGTGCTCGACGTGATCCTGGACTTGATCCCGGAGAACGTCTTCCGCGCATTCGCGGAGGGGAAGGTCTCGCAGATCGTGGTCTTCGCGGTGCTCCTGGGAGTGGCCACCGTGAAGCTCCCTTCCGCTCCGCGTGAGCGCCTGCGCGAGGCGTTCGACGCGCTCGCGCAGCTCCTGCGCAAGCTGGTCGACGTGGTGATGTGGGCGGCCCCTCTGGGGATCGGCGCGCTGGCGGCCAGCACCCTGGGACAGTACGGCTCCCAGATCTTCGGGCCGCTGGCCCGTTTCCTGGCAGCGGTCTGGGGCGCACAGCTGGTCATGGTCCTCGTGTACCTGACACTGCTGCGCACGCTCACGCCGAGAAAGCCCTGGACGTTCCTCAAACAGACCGGTCCGCTCTGGGCCACCACTGCTGCCACCTGCAGCTCCCTGGCCAGCCTGGCCGTCGCCATGGACCTGGCGGAGACGCGGTTGCGCCTCCCGGAGCGCGTGTACGCCTTCACCCTGCCGCTCGGCGCACAGATCAACAAGGACGGCACCTCCATCATGCTGGCAGCCGTGCTGTTGTTCACGGCTCAGGCCGCCGGCGTGGAGTTCGATCTGGCGACGCAGGTCACGATCGTGCTGATCGGGCTGCTGCTCTCCGAGGGGTCGGGCGGTATCCCCGGAGGCGGGTTGGTCATCGCCCTCATCTTCGTGCAGGCCTTCAACCTCCCGCCTGAGATCGCCGCGATCGTGGGTGGGATCTACCGTCTCATCGACATGGGCAGCACCACCATCAATGTGATGGGAGACATGGTGGGGACCGCCATCGTAGCCCACTCGGAGGAGCGAGCATGA
- a CDS encoding aminotransferase class V-fold PLP-dependent enzyme, producing MTLDLQGFRDLFPALRSGTFMNVAQRGLMAEPVRLAIEQYLHLRTGYEWDKQALFDRTEETRARFARFIGAESADEVAFAKNVSDGINMIAGAIDWRPGDNMVFCPELEHPANVFPWFNARHRHGVELRAVEPVEGRVPVERLAERIDARTRLITVPTVSFSPGFITDVQALSRVCRARGVFLLVDAAQSVGILHTDVRAMGADALAVATQKGLMACYGMGFLYCRAEAAEALQPAALARFGVDLPDDAHETALADEDFRYAHAARRFDVGNYNYLGVLAANRALEILESVGTPILEAHVRGLARGLAQRLLDLDLPVVGGEPGPDLGHIVAVGTSGGGRHDTVDDPRMQSLHRFLTERDIHFAVRKGVLRFSLHGYNDRPDVERVAEAAAEWRRTSLSAH from the coding sequence ATGACGCTGGACCTGCAGGGCTTCCGTGATCTGTTCCCCGCCTTGCGCTCCGGGACGTTCATGAACGTCGCCCAGCGAGGTCTGATGGCCGAGCCGGTTCGCCTCGCCATCGAGCAGTACCTGCATCTCCGCACGGGATACGAGTGGGACAAGCAAGCCCTCTTCGATCGGACCGAGGAGACACGTGCCCGCTTTGCCCGCTTCATCGGTGCCGAGAGCGCCGATGAAGTCGCCTTCGCGAAGAACGTGTCGGACGGGATCAACATGATCGCCGGAGCCATCGATTGGCGCCCGGGGGACAACATGGTGTTCTGTCCAGAACTGGAGCATCCGGCCAACGTGTTCCCCTGGTTCAATGCCCGTCACCGCCACGGCGTGGAGCTGCGGGCCGTCGAGCCGGTGGAGGGGCGGGTTCCGGTCGAGCGCCTGGCCGAGCGCATCGACGCGCGCACGCGCCTGATCACCGTCCCCACGGTGTCGTTCTCGCCTGGTTTCATCACCGACGTGCAGGCCCTCTCCCGTGTCTGCCGAGCGCGAGGCGTATTCCTGCTCGTCGACGCCGCCCAGTCGGTGGGAATCCTGCACACCGACGTGCGCGCAATGGGCGCCGATGCGCTGGCCGTCGCGACCCAGAAAGGGCTGATGGCCTGCTACGGCATGGGGTTTCTCTACTGCCGCGCCGAGGCAGCCGAAGCGCTGCAGCCCGCGGCGTTGGCGCGGTTCGGCGTGGACCTGCCCGACGATGCGCACGAGACCGCGCTCGCGGACGAGGACTTCCGCTACGCACACGCGGCGCGCCGCTTCGACGTGGGCAACTACAACTACCTCGGCGTGTTGGCCGCCAACCGCGCCCTGGAGATCCTCGAGTCCGTGGGCACGCCGATCCTGGAGGCGCATGTGCGGGGCTTGGCCCGCGGTCTGGCGCAACGCCTGCTCGATCTGGATCTGCCGGTGGTGGGCGGCGAGCCGGGGCCCGATCTCGGCCACATCGTCGCGGTGGGAACCAGCGGCGGCGGGCGGCACGATACCGTGGACGATCCACGCATGCAGTCCCTGCATCGCTTCCTCACCGAGCGCGACATCCACTTCGCGGTGCGCAAAGGCGTGCTGCGCTTCTCGCTGCACGGCTACAACGACCGCCCGGACGTCGAGCGCGTCGCGGAGGCCGCCGCCGAGTGGAGACGCACGTCCCTCTCCGCCCACTGA
- the nosZ gene encoding Sec-dependent nitrous-oxide reductase, producing MIRSRSPLLLAAGILVAIGAGFYACSPRGTSPAIGAGDMASAAQAVYVAPGEYDEFYAFMSGGFSGNLTVMGLPSGRLLKTVPVFSQYPENGWGYSEETKPMLETSHGFIPWDDSHHPELSMTDGVPDGRWIFINGNNTPRVARIDLTTFETTEIVEIPNSAGNHGSPFITPNSDYLVASTRFSVPIPNRDMSIEDYRGNFKGSLSFVRANDPGNMRVAFQIIVPGYNYDLAHAGKGPSDGWVFFTSYNSEEEHTLLEINASRKDKDFVAAVNWRRAEECIANGAGGTANVRYRHNYLGDDHIATSEEVTSVRTMEPSDCANMVYFLPTPKSPHGVDVDPTGEYIVAGGKLATVIPVHSFQKMTAAIQAQDFDEVIDGIPVLRYESVLAGEVQNPGLGPLHTEFDGRGYAYTTAFISSEIVKWQLGTWQVVDRIPVYYSVGHLMIPGGDSRQPWGKYLVALNKITKDRYLPTGPELAHAAQLIDISGDKMRMLLDFPTQGEPHYAQGIAADIIRDRQVQFYNLAENANPNAVRSEAETRVERRGNEVHVYMTSIRSHFAPDNIEGVRVGDRVFFHVTNLEQDWDVPHGFAAMGARNAELLIMPGETRTLTWTPQAAGIYPFYCTDFCSALHQEMQGYVRVSAAGSNTPLRWGTGGTWNTR from the coding sequence ATGATCCGCTCACGCAGTCCGCTGCTCCTCGCCGCGGGCATACTGGTCGCAATCGGCGCGGGCTTCTACGCCTGTTCGCCCCGCGGTACCAGTCCCGCGATTGGTGCCGGGGACATGGCAAGCGCGGCGCAAGCCGTCTACGTCGCTCCCGGCGAGTACGATGAGTTCTACGCCTTCATGTCCGGGGGCTTCAGCGGCAACCTCACGGTGATGGGTCTGCCCTCCGGGCGCTTGCTCAAGACCGTCCCGGTCTTCAGCCAGTACCCGGAGAACGGGTGGGGATACTCCGAAGAAACCAAGCCGATGTTGGAGACGAGCCACGGGTTCATTCCCTGGGACGACTCCCACCACCCGGAGCTGTCCATGACCGACGGCGTGCCGGACGGCCGCTGGATCTTCATCAACGGGAACAACACACCCCGGGTCGCCCGCATCGACCTGACGACCTTCGAAACCACGGAGATCGTCGAGATCCCCAACTCGGCGGGCAACCACGGTTCCCCCTTCATCACGCCCAACTCGGACTATCTGGTCGCCTCGACCCGGTTCAGCGTCCCCATTCCCAACCGTGACATGTCCATCGAGGACTACCGTGGGAATTTCAAGGGCTCCCTGAGCTTTGTCCGGGCCAACGACCCCGGCAACATGCGCGTCGCCTTCCAGATCATCGTGCCGGGATACAACTACGACCTCGCGCACGCCGGTAAGGGCCCCTCGGACGGCTGGGTGTTCTTCACGTCCTACAACTCGGAGGAAGAACACACCCTCCTCGAGATCAACGCATCTCGCAAGGACAAGGACTTCGTGGCCGCGGTGAACTGGCGGCGGGCGGAGGAGTGCATCGCCAACGGCGCCGGCGGCACGGCAAACGTGCGCTACCGCCACAACTACCTGGGGGACGACCACATCGCGACCTCGGAGGAGGTCACGTCCGTACGGACCATGGAGCCAAGCGACTGCGCGAACATGGTCTACTTCCTCCCCACGCCCAAGTCGCCGCACGGCGTCGACGTCGATCCGACCGGTGAGTACATCGTGGCCGGCGGCAAGCTGGCCACCGTCATCCCGGTGCACTCCTTCCAGAAGATGACGGCAGCCATCCAGGCTCAGGACTTCGACGAAGTGATCGATGGCATTCCGGTGCTGCGTTACGAGAGCGTGTTGGCCGGCGAAGTGCAGAACCCGGGGCTGGGGCCGCTGCACACCGAGTTCGACGGTCGCGGATATGCCTACACCACGGCCTTCATCTCTTCGGAGATCGTGAAGTGGCAGCTGGGCACCTGGCAGGTCGTCGACCGCATCCCCGTCTATTATTCGGTCGGCCATCTGATGATTCCCGGCGGTGACTCCCGCCAGCCCTGGGGCAAGTACCTGGTGGCCTTGAACAAGATCACCAAGGATCGCTACCTGCCCACCGGGCCCGAGCTGGCCCACGCGGCTCAGCTGATCGACATCAGCGGGGACAAGATGCGCATGCTGCTCGACTTCCCCACCCAGGGGGAGCCGCACTACGCACAGGGGATCGCGGCCGACATCATCCGTGATCGGCAGGTGCAGTTCTACAATCTCGCCGAGAACGCGAATCCGAACGCGGTGCGCTCGGAGGCGGAGACGCGCGTGGAGCGGCGAGGCAATGAGGTCCATGTCTACATGACCTCCATCCGCAGCCACTTCGCACCGGACAACATCGAGGGCGTCCGGGTCGGAGACCGGGTGTTCTTCCACGTCACCAACCTCGAGCAGGACTGGGATGTGCCGCACGGCTTCGCGGCCATGGGTGCGCGCAACGCGGAGCTCCTGATCATGCCCGGCGAGACACGCACCCTGACGTGGACGCCGCAGGCCGCGGGCATCTATCCGTTCTACTGCACCGACTTCTGCTCGGCACTGCACCAGGAGATGCAGGGATACGTTCGGGTATCCGCAGCGGGTTCGAATACGCCACTCCGTTGGGGGACGGGCGGCACCTGGAACACGCGCTGA